The Siniperca chuatsi isolate FFG_IHB_CAS linkage group LG2, ASM2008510v1, whole genome shotgun sequence genome window below encodes:
- the LOC122883949 gene encoding serine/threonine-protein kinase 35-like, producing the protein MDSVGGDNWRRRTRSARASCRQHAGARADESYVLRCLSVGNTEKDNDMEENAGLFKQDNLERRVMAPRYSLLREVGRGTYGVVYEAVARRSGAKVAVKKLRCDAPENVELALQEFWALASLEKRHQNVVQLEECVLQRNGMAQKMSHGNKRSKQYLRLVETSLKGERVLGPPEEPCYLWFVMEFCEGGDLNQFILSRRPDPRTNNSFMLQLTSAVAFLHENNIVHRDLKPDNILISEKSGTPVLKVADFGLSKVCAGLGNASEGKEGEDKNKNVNVNKFWLSSACGSDFYMAPEVWEGHYTAKADIFALGIIIWAMLERITFIDAESKRELLGTYVRQGADIVPVGEALLENPKMELNIPQKRRSCMSDGVRKLLLDMLAVNPQDRPDAFELQARMDQVMCAG; encoded by the exons ATGGATTCAGTTGGTGGTGACAACTGGCGGAGACGCACGAGGAGCGCGCGAGCCTCCTGCAGACAACACGCCGGAGCACGAGCTGACGAGTCCTATGTGCTGCGGTGTCTGAGCGTGGGAAACACGGAAAAAGACAATGACATGGAGGAGAACGCTGGCCTCTTCAAGCAGGACAACCTGGAGCGGAGGGTCATGGCGCCCCGCTACAGCCTGCTGCGGGAGGTGGGAAGGGGCACGTACGGCGTGGTGTACGAAGCGGTGGCCCGGAGGTCTGGGGCTAAAGTTGCTGTGAAGAAACTGCGATGCGACGCGCCGGAAAACGTGGAACTCGCCCTGCAGGAGTTCTGGGCGCTGGCAAGTCTGGAGAAACGGCATCAAAATGTGGTGCAGCTGGAAGAGTGTGTGCTGCAGAGGAATGGCATGGCCCAGAAAATGAGTCATGGAAACAAACGGTCCAAACAGTACCTGCGTCTGGTGGAGACTTCACTGAAAG GTGAGAGAGTGCTTGGTCCTCCAGAGGAGCCTTGTTACCTCTGGTTCGTCATGGAGTTCTGTGAAGGTGGTGACCTTAATCAGTTCATCCTATCTCGGCGGCCCGACCCACGAACCAACAACAGCTTTATGCTCCAACTGACCAGCGCTGTCGCTTTCCTGCATGAAAACAACATTGTCCACAGGGACCTCAAACCTGACAACATCCTCATCTCAGAGAAGTCAGGGACTCCAGTTCTCAAGGTGGCAGACTTTGGCCTGAGTAAAGTTTGCGCTGGTTTAGGAAACGCCAGTGAGGGCAAAGAAGGTGAAGACaagaacaaaaatgtcaatgtcaacAAGTTTTGGTTGTCATCAGCGTGCGGCTCAGACTTCTATATGGCTCCCGAGGTGTGGGAGGGCCACTACACAGCCAAGGCTGACATTTTTGCCCTAGGCATCATCATCTGGGCCATGTTGGAGCGAATTACTTTCATTGACGCTGAATCTAAGCGGGAGCTGCTGGGTACATATGTGAGACAAGGAGCGGACATTGTGCCGGTGGGTGAGGCACTGCTAGAGAACCCAAAGATGGAACTGAACATCCCACAGAAACGCAGGTCATGCATGTCTGATGGAGTGAGGAAGCTGCTGCTTGACATGCTCGCTGTCAACCCTCAGGACCGGCCCGATGCTTTTGAGCTGCAGGCCAGAATGGACCAGGTTATGTGTGCTGGATGA
- the LOC122883957 gene encoding P2Y purinoceptor 1-like, translating into MSGNITHGACESINLNFTHTFLPPVFITVFVVGTLSNIWGLRSVCTSWNNIGNINIFMLNLGVADLLYLFTLPFLMHYYVRNSHWQFGQPFCKVTRFCFNLNLYGSIGFLTCISIYRYLGIVHPMRVMGKITSHHSLAISALVWLVVIIQILPDMFFDKNDLKLPNSCFDTTSNDLIRSYLPYSVGWTVTGFAIPLIIIVVCYGHVVVVLAKKANVNPLLKQRCLKLVVILVLLFSICFIPYHVFRIVNLKTRILKQNGICHASFRDIYIAHQVGRCLACLNSAINPLIYIVGNDDFLMKLHNFSKRARLSLSGLTGVLLYRKPMEADADSPSETRVDSDLKG; encoded by the coding sequence ATGTCTGGAAACATCACCCACGGCGCCTGCGAGAGCATCAACCTGAATTTTACGCACACCTTTTTGCCGCCCGTGTTCATCACTGTGTTCGTCGTCGGGACGCTGTCCAACATCTGGGGGCTGAGAAGCGTGTGCACCAGCTGGAACAACATCGGAAACATCAACATCTTCATGCTCAACCTCGGGGTGGCGGACCTGCTGTACCTGTTCACCCTGCCGTTCCTCATGCACTATTACGTGCGTAACAGCCACTGGCAGTTCGGCCAGCCTTTCTGCAAGGTGACCCGCTTCTGCTTCAACCTCAACCTCTACGGCAGCATCGGCTTCCTCACCTGCATCAGCATCTACAGGTATCTGGGCATCGTGCACCCCATGAGAGTGATGGGAAAAATCACCAGCCACCACTCGCTGGCCATAAGCGCCCTGGTCTGGCTTGTCGTCATTATTCAGATCCTTCCTGATATGTTCTTCGACAAGAATGATCTAAAATTGCCAAACTCGTGTTTCGACACCACCTCGAACGACCTGATCAGGAGCTACCTGCCTTACAGCGTAGGCTGGACTGTAACAGGGTTTGCCATACCACTGATTATCATTGTGGTCTGTTATGGACACGTCGTTGTGGTTCTTGCCAAAAAAGCCAACGTCAACCCTCTGCTGAAGCAGCGGTGTTTGAAACTGGTCGTGATTCTGGTGTTACTGTTCTCCATCTGTTTTATCCCCTACCACGTGTTTCGAATTGTTAATCTGAAAACCAGGATTTTGAAACAAAATGGGATTTGCCACGCCAGCTTCCGCGACATCTACATTGCGCATCAGGTCGGCAGATGCCTGGCTTGTCTAAACAGCGCAATAAACCCGCTGATTTATATAGTTGGAAATGATGATTTCCTCATGAAGCTTCATAACTTCAGTAAGCGGGCTCGGCTGTCTCTGTCAGGCCTGACAGGCGTACTGCTTTACCGCAAACCTATGGAAGCGGACGCGGATTCGCCGTCAGAGACTCGCGTTGACTCCGACTTGAAAGGATAA
- the LOC122883972 gene encoding fibronectin type III domain-containing protein 11-like, with protein MDEVKLARTKSVECGAQEVKTQMDLFNQILQLLDTKLNDNSIMVFQEELRLMQRSSYYLEIQRDDLLPTADQQQHTLHLTDSTVWSLIDQQRLQRAMTLANTQVRLLLALLGMLYQGIIRGCRELEAFINRYDQGLVDSDTAASMQQMLQQTHQYMNDFESRMTRNLGPLDLQNQLIPNTGNLPIPQLSASLAIKMPVIFDRFKSCTTSNTVHLCWEVAGQQSKEPNQQFEIHVKSLHPTIAEHDQFTKSTCQSYNIQVNNLIPDRYYQFSVKRVDAVNLVYALWIDTIILKTLDIPM; from the exons ATGGATGAAGTCAAGCTGGCCCGTACAAAATCGGTTGAGTGTGGAGCCCAGGAGGTCAAGACTCAGATGGACCTCTTTAACCAGATTCTACAGCTGCTTGACACCAAACTTAATGACAACTCCATAATG GTGTTCCAGGAAGAGCTGCGGCTCATGCAGAGGAGCTCGTACTACTTGGAAATCCAGCGTGATGATTTGCTACCAACTGcagaccagcagcagcacacttTACATTTGACTGACAGCACGGTGTGGTCTCTCATTGATCAGCAGAGGCTGCAGCGTGCCATGACCCTGGCTAACACCCAGGTGAGGCTCCTCCTCGCTCTTCTGGGAATGCTCTACCAAGGGATCATCAGGGGCTGTCGGGAGCTAGAGGCCTTCATCAATAGGTACGACCAGGGTTTGGTGGACAGTGACACGGCAGCTTCCATGCAGCAGATGCTCCAGCAAACCCACCAGTACATGAACGACTTTGAGAGCAGAATGACTCGGAATCTTGGACCGCTGGACCTGCAGAACCAGCTCATCCCCAACACAGGCAACCTCCCCATACCACAGCTCAGTGCATCACTGGCCATCAAGATGCCGGTGATATTTGACAGGTTCAAGTCATGCACGACATCCAACACTGTGCATCTGTGTTGGGAAGTCGCAGGCCAGCAGTCTAAGGAACCGAACCAACAGTTTGAGATCCATGTAAAGAGCCTTCACCCAACCATTGCTGAACATGACCAGTTTACTAAATCTACATGCCAGTCATACAACATACAGGTCAACAACTTGATACCTGACAGGTACTATCAGTTCTCTGTGAAGAGAGTAGATGCTGTAAACTTGGTCTATGCACTGTGGATCGACACCATCATCCTGAAGACCTTGGATATTCCCATGTAA
- the LOC122883963 gene encoding CCN family member 5-like: MKMDRRDTQLVCSLLLCIITQVWCQLCIGPCQCPPTVPRCPVGVPQMLDSCGCCQVCARQEGEACTDRLPCDTHRGLQCDYSASLPGGPGQCVGRNELDCEMNGRRLEEGQVFQPSCAQLCHCLGGGVTCVPLCSDDLQRPTDKCPNPQLVQLPGRCCKEWTCDGLDNSISSNPSAAEQARQDYRGGLSGPTFGSISNCIEWTSEWSPCSHSCGPGVSTRTTNRNWACRLQTETRLCQIRPCQTLLPGLRMLQLGSGVCESSYSSPLSITLEHRGCWSTRAYRPRFCALTCLEGRCCSPSHTRTVRMVFRCPQGGLTQQQVMMIESCSCSISACRQSPATATRSFLPWL; encoded by the exons ATGAAGATGGACAGAAGAGACACCCAGCTGGTTTGTTCTTTGCTGTTGTGTATCATCACTCAG gtGTGGTGCCAGCTGTGTATTGGGCCATGTCAGTGCCCACCCACTGTGCCGCGCTGCCCTGTCGGTGTTCCTCAGATGTTAGACAGCTGCGGGTGCTGCCAGGTGTGTGCTAGGCAGGAGGGCGAGGCCTGCACCGACCGGCTTCCCTGTGACACCCACCGAGGGCTGCAGTGTGACTACAGTGCCAGCCTCCCTGGAGGGCCGGGACAGTGTGTCG GTCGGAACGAGCTGGACTGTGAGATGAATGGCAGGAGGCTGGAGGAGGGACAGGTATTTCAACCTTCCTGTGCCCAGCTCTGCCACTGCCTGGGGGGAGGGGTGACCTGCGTGCCCCTGTGCAGTGATGATCTGCAGAGGCCCACGGATAAGTGCCCCAATCCTCAGCTGGTGCAATTACCAGGGCGCTGCTGCAAAGAGTGGACGTGTGACGGCCTGGACAACAGCATTTCCTCAAATCCATCAGCAG CAGAGCAGGCGCGTCAGGACTACAGGGGTGGGCTGTCCGGTCCGACGTTTGGCTCGATCTCCAACTGTATCGAGTGGACCTCAGAGTGGAGCCCATGCTCCCACAGCTGTGGCCCAGGTGTCTCCACCCGTACCACAAACAGGAACTGGGCTTGTCGCCTGCAGACTGAGACCAGACTGTGCCAGATCAGGCCATGCCAAACTCTGCTGCCGGGACTCCGAATGCTGCAGCTG GGTTCGGGGGTGTGCGAGAGCAGCTACAGTTCACCTCTGTCCATTACGCTTGAACACCGAGGCTGCTGGAGCACCAGAGCCTACCGTCCCAGGTTCTGTGCCTTGACCTGTCTGGAGGGACGCTGCTGCAGCCCCTCCCACACCAGGACAGTGCGGATGGTTTTCCGCTGCCCTCAGGGCGGGCTCACCCAGCAGCAGGTGATGATGATTGAGTCCTGCTCCTGCAGCATCTCCGCCTGTCGCCAGTCCCCAGCCACAGCTACCCGAAGTTTCCTGCCCTGGCTATGA